A single genomic interval of Penaeus vannamei isolate JL-2024 chromosome 21, ASM4276789v1, whole genome shotgun sequence harbors:
- the LOC113821844 gene encoding surfeit locus protein 1 — MISVIRHGIQYGRGTLVCLSKTSSGTQMAAARCPVLLQRNASHRKSTLQMMSTSVSRTDVTPSSILLLIVPISTFCLGTWQYQRRKWKLNLIAELEEKTKTPPIDLPQDLYELNDLEYQRIKLTGTFDHTREIFLGPRPLMVRGDIDTQGSGLISSGQSGYLVITPFKLADRNLEILVNRGWVARKHRNPASRHEGQVKGVVSLTAVVRKHENRAPFMPDSSKGSLIFTFR; from the exons ATGATTTCAGTAATTCGACATGGCATTCAATATGGGCGAGGAACTTTGGTATGCCTCTCAAAAACAAGTTCAGGTACACAGATGGCAGCAGCCCGCTGTCCAGTCTTGTTACAACGGAATGCTAGCCACAGAAAATCTACTTTACAAATGATGAGCACTTCAGTATCTAGAACAGATGTAACGCCTTCAAGTATACTCTTGTTA ATTGTTCCAATATCAACTTTCTGCTTGGGTACATGGCAGTATCAGCGGAGGAAGTGGAAGCTCAACTTGATTGCTGAACTAGAGGAGAAGACCAAGACTCCACCTATTGATCTTCCTCAAGA CTTGTATGAGTTGAATGATTTGGAATATCAGCGAATAAAACTCACTGGAACATTTGACCATACAAGAGAAATCTTCTTAGGTCCACGTCCATTAATG GTGCGAGGAGATATAGATACCCAAGGTAGTGGCTTGATTTCATCAGGACAGAGTGGCTATCTTGTTATCACCCCTTTCAAGTTAGCTGACAGAAA TTTAGAAATTTTGGTGAATCGAGGATGGGTGGCCAGAAAACACAGAAACCCAGCATCTCGACATGAAGGTCAAGTGAAAGGAGTAGTAAGCCTAACAGCCGTTGTCCGGAAGCATGAAAATCGGGCACCTTTCATGCCAGACAGTTCAAAAGGATCCCTTATCTTCACTTTTAGgtaa